One region of Rhodocaloribacter litoris genomic DNA includes:
- a CDS encoding ABC transporter ATP-binding protein, translated as MDAVVVKEIARSFGAVKAVDGVSFSVREGELFGLIGPDGAGKTTLFRLLVTLLLPDAGEAYVDGLHVVRDYRRLRPRLGYMPGRFSLYPDLSVEENLRFFASVFGTTVEANYDLVKGIYGALEPFRDRPAGKLSGGMKQKLALSCALIHRPRVLFLDEPTTGVDAVSRQEFWEMLARLKASGLTIVVSTPYMDEARRCDRVALMQAGRLLTVETPTRIEAMYDRPLFAVRGKNRYRLLQALRAYPHVHTAYAFGDVLHYTDARPTADPEALRRDLAAAGFPDAEVTPIRATIEDVFMALMQTEEAHGDH; from the coding sequence ATGGATGCCGTCGTCGTCAAGGAGATCGCCCGGAGCTTCGGCGCCGTAAAGGCCGTTGACGGCGTGTCGTTCTCCGTGCGGGAGGGCGAGCTGTTCGGCCTCATCGGCCCTGACGGGGCGGGTAAGACTACCCTCTTCCGCCTCCTGGTGACGCTCCTCCTCCCCGACGCCGGCGAAGCCTACGTCGACGGCCTCCATGTGGTGCGAGACTACCGGCGGCTGCGGCCCCGCCTCGGCTACATGCCCGGGCGCTTCTCCCTCTACCCGGACCTCAGCGTAGAGGAGAACCTCCGCTTCTTCGCCTCCGTCTTCGGCACCACCGTCGAGGCCAACTACGACCTCGTGAAGGGCATCTACGGGGCGCTCGAGCCGTTCCGGGACCGACCCGCCGGCAAGCTCTCGGGCGGGATGAAGCAGAAGCTCGCCCTTTCGTGCGCCCTCATCCACCGGCCCCGCGTGCTCTTCCTCGACGAGCCCACCACCGGCGTCGACGCCGTCTCGCGGCAGGAGTTCTGGGAGATGCTCGCCCGCCTGAAGGCCTCGGGCCTCACCATCGTCGTCTCCACCCCCTACATGGACGAGGCCCGCCGGTGCGACCGCGTGGCGCTGATGCAGGCCGGCCGGCTGCTTACCGTCGAGACCCCCACCCGCATCGAGGCGATGTATGACCGTCCCCTCTTCGCCGTGCGCGGGAAGAACCGGTACCGCCTCCTGCAGGCTCTCCGCGCCTACCCCCACGTGCACACCGCCTATGCCTTCGGAGACGTCCTCCACTACACCGACGCCCGCCCCACGGCCGACCCCGAGGCGCTCCGCCGCGACCTCGCCGCCGCCGGCTTCCCCGACGCCGAGGTGACCCCCATCCGGGCCACCATCGAAGACGTGTTCATGGCACTCATGCAGACGGAGGAGGCCCATGGCGATCATTGA
- a CDS encoding TolC family protein, which translates to MTLLLLLVLIAAPPDTLRLEDAYREAAAHHPRQAELPLHAALADLRVHNLNTRFLPDLALRGQATYQSDVPSIPLAAPGFAPPEVSKDQYRVALGVEQLVYDGGLTAVQRALEYVQRDLARQEVVVDVYRLRDQVNAAFFGVLVQEAHAASLAVLAEDLRARRDRLAAQVEAGVGTPANVDVLTVELLRVEQQRAEAAARRRAALDVLGTLLGRPLPDDVVLTPPSLPEAALVPEARRRPEYRAFDLRRTLLAEQARLAGRQTRPRVSAFAEAAYGRPPGNDLFENTFQPFYSLGVRMQWGFWDWRRSHREREALSLQQQLVAAQEAAFTRQLDVAATEQRHEVARLEELLARDDEIIALRARITAEAASRLENGVITATDFLIERNAEHRARLTRDLHALQLLQARVQYLTILGAL; encoded by the coding sequence ATGACGCTCCTCCTTCTCCTCGTGCTCATCGCCGCGCCGCCAGACACGCTGCGGCTCGAGGACGCCTACCGCGAGGCGGCGGCGCACCACCCGCGGCAGGCCGAACTGCCCCTCCATGCGGCCCTGGCCGACCTGCGCGTGCACAACCTGAACACCCGCTTCCTCCCCGACCTGGCGCTCCGGGGGCAGGCTACCTACCAGTCGGACGTCCCCTCCATCCCCCTCGCCGCGCCCGGCTTCGCCCCGCCGGAGGTCAGCAAGGACCAGTACCGCGTCGCCCTCGGCGTCGAACAGCTCGTCTACGACGGCGGGCTGACGGCTGTGCAGCGGGCGCTCGAATACGTTCAGCGGGACCTGGCCCGGCAGGAGGTGGTTGTGGACGTATACCGCCTCCGCGACCAGGTCAACGCCGCCTTCTTCGGCGTGCTGGTGCAGGAGGCGCACGCGGCCTCGCTGGCCGTGCTGGCCGAGGACCTGCGGGCGCGGCGCGACCGGCTGGCCGCGCAGGTGGAGGCCGGGGTGGGCACGCCGGCCAACGTGGACGTGCTGACCGTCGAGCTCCTGCGGGTCGAACAGCAGCGGGCCGAGGCGGCGGCCCGGCGGCGAGCGGCGCTGGACGTGCTCGGCACCCTGCTCGGCCGCCCGCTCCCCGACGACGTGGTTCTCACGCCGCCGTCGCTGCCGGAAGCCGCCCTCGTGCCGGAAGCGCGCAGGCGCCCCGAGTACCGCGCCTTCGACCTGCGGCGCACCCTCCTGGCGGAGCAGGCGCGGCTGGCCGGGCGGCAGACCCGCCCCCGCGTGTCGGCCTTCGCCGAGGCGGCCTACGGGCGGCCCCCGGGCAACGACCTCTTCGAGAACACCTTCCAGCCCTTCTATTCGCTGGGCGTGCGGATGCAGTGGGGCTTCTGGGACTGGCGCCGCAGCCACCGTGAGCGCGAGGCGCTGTCGCTCCAGCAGCAGCTCGTCGCCGCGCAGGAGGCTGCCTTCACCCGCCAGCTCGACGTCGCCGCCACGGAGCAGCGGCACGAGGTCGCCCGCCTCGAAGAGCTGCTCGCCCGCGACGACGAGATCATCGCCCTCCGGGCCCGTATCACCGCCGAGGCGGCCTCGCGCCTGGAGAACGGCGTCATCACCGCCACCGACTTCCTCATCGAACGCAACGCCGAACACCGGGCCCGCCTCACCCGCGACCTCCACGCGCTCCAGCTCCTGCAGGCCCGCGTCCAGTACCTGACCATCCTCGGTGCCCTATGA
- a CDS encoding HlyD family secretion protein: MKRPRLAAARAALLLLTLVGGLAACNGNDHLSDAYGNFEAPEVVVSAEVSGRLMRFDVAEGQRLAAGAVVGLVDTTQLALQRAQLRAQREAVRSRLRGVRAQIDVLEAQQRVALTEKARLERLLARDAAPRKQYDDVLGQLDVLEAQIASVRTQTATIEAEVAALDVQLDQVADRLARSRIVNPVAGTVLVAYAEAHELAAAGRPLYKVADLDTMELRAYVSGAQLPHLRLGQRVTVLIDDGPTANRALEGEVTWIASEAEFTPKLIQTKEERVNLVYAFLVRVPNPDGALKIGMPGEVRFTAPTP, translated from the coding sequence ATGAAACGTCCTCGTCTTGCTGCCGCCCGTGCGGCCCTGCTCCTGCTCACCCTCGTCGGCGGGCTCGCCGCCTGCAACGGCAACGACCACCTGTCCGACGCCTACGGCAACTTCGAAGCCCCCGAGGTCGTCGTCTCGGCCGAGGTGTCGGGGCGGCTCATGCGCTTCGACGTGGCAGAGGGGCAGCGCCTGGCCGCCGGCGCCGTGGTGGGGCTGGTGGACACCACCCAGCTGGCCCTGCAGCGGGCGCAGCTCCGGGCCCAGCGCGAGGCCGTCCGGAGCCGCCTGCGGGGCGTCCGCGCCCAGATCGACGTGCTCGAAGCCCAGCAGCGGGTGGCCCTCACCGAGAAGGCCCGCCTCGAACGGCTCCTGGCCCGCGACGCCGCCCCCCGCAAGCAGTACGACGACGTGCTCGGGCAGCTCGACGTGCTCGAAGCCCAGATCGCGTCCGTCCGCACCCAGACGGCCACCATCGAGGCCGAGGTCGCCGCGCTCGACGTGCAGCTCGACCAGGTGGCCGACCGGCTGGCGCGGAGCCGCATCGTCAACCCCGTCGCCGGAACCGTGCTGGTCGCCTACGCCGAAGCCCACGAGCTGGCGGCTGCCGGCCGGCCCCTCTACAAGGTTGCCGACCTCGACACGATGGAGCTGCGGGCCTACGTCAGCGGGGCACAGCTCCCCCACCTGCGGCTGGGCCAGCGCGTCACCGTGCTCATCGACGACGGCCCCACCGCCAACCGGGCCCTCGAAGGCGAGGTGACGTGGATCGCCTCTGAGGCCGAGTTCACCCCCAAGCTCATCCAGACCAAAGAGGAGCGGGTGAACCTGGTCTACGCCTTCCTCGTGCGCGTGCCCAACCCCGACGGCGCCCTCAAGATCGGCATGCCCGGCGAGGTCCGTTTCACCGCCCCCACGCCCTGA